AACATATCAGACCGTGGGGACTTTTTATCCTTTTCCCACTTTCTAATGGTTTTCTCATCAACGCCCAAATATTTTGCTGCCTCTACCAGTGTATGACCATGATATAGGCGAGCCTTTTTCAACTTTTGGCCAAGTGTTTTTTCAGTGAGTTTATCGTAAAATCCAACATACCAGATGGGTTTATCTAATGCTTTGGCCAACTTTTTAGCGGTGGTAACTTTCAACCCCGTTTTGCACTCATATACATCTTTTTCGATATTTCTAATAGTCTCAGGGGTTAGCCTGGCTAGTTCGGCCAACTCTCGCAAAAATAAATTTCTCTCCAATCGAGCCTTTCTAAGCCGTATTCCTGGTGTATCTTTTTCATGTCCATATACCTTATGTATAAGGGGCGTGTGTTCCCGTTTAGTTATCACTTTTCCATAGGACTGACCCACACGCTTGCTGATTTCATTGGGCATCATGTAATAGAAGAAGAGGATATTGCTAGGCAGTTGGTTACAGGCTTGGGAAGTGAGAAGAATTTAAAGTATGATGGGAAACAGGAAAGTGTAAAAATAAATGTTAAACTCCTCAATATAATCAGTTAAAAATTCCCCACCACATGCCGACATTCTCTCCGAGAGGAGAGAAAATCTATGGTTA
This window of the Caldalkalibacillus uzonensis genome carries:
- a CDS encoding helix-turn-helix domain-containing protein, whose product is MPNEISKRVGQSYGKVITKREHTPLIHKVYGHEKDTPGIRLRKARLERNLFLRELAELARLTPETIRNIEKDVYECKTGLKVTTAKKLAKALDKPIWYVGFYDKLTEKTLGQKLKKARLYHGHTLVEAAKYLGVDEKTIRKWEKDKKSPRSDMLKRLKKYLEILITG